One window from the genome of Bacteroidales bacterium encodes:
- a CDS encoding Txe/YoeB family addiction module toxin — protein sequence MRDIVFKGTAFEDFNDWSKTDKQTFIKLVKLIEETRRSPFTGTGKPESLKHQFKSCWSRRINDQHRLVYRVTNESIEIVACKFHYK from the coding sequence ATGAGAGACATTGTATTCAAGGGCACTGCCTTCGAAGATTTTAATGATTGGTCCAAGACTGACAAACAGACTTTCATAAAGCTGGTAAAGCTAATTGAAGAAACAAGGCGCAGTCCATTTACCGGAACCGGTAAACCAGAATCCCTGAAACATCAATTCAAAAGTTGCTGGTCGAGAAGAATCAACGATCAACACCGGCTTGTTTATAGGGTCACCAATGAATCCATTGAGATTGTTGCATGCAAATTTCATTACAAATAA